ATAAGGTCAATCGCCGAAGAAATTTGCTCCCTGATGGCCCGTACCGGCAGGTCCATGCCGGCCATCAGCACCATCGTCTCCAAGCGGCTGAGCATGTCGCGGGGACTGTTGGCATGGCCGGTCGTTAGCGAACCGTCATGGCCGGTATTCATGGCCTGGAGCATATCAAGGGCCTCGCCGCTGCGCACCTCGCCGACAACGATGCGGTCCGGCCGCATCCGCAGGCTGTTGCGCACCAGGTCGCGCATGGTTATGGCTCCTTTGCCCTCAATATTGGGCGGGCGCGTTTCCAGAGTTACCACATGCTCCTGCCTAAGCTGCAGCTCGGCGGCGTCCTCGATGGTGATGATGCGCTCATCGGCCGGGATGAAGGAAGACAAACAGTTCAAGGTTGTCGTTTTGCCCGATCCCGTCCCGCCGGACACGACAATATTGAGCTTACCTTCGACACAGGCCTTGAGAAAATTGGCCATTTCTTCGGTCAGGGTCCCGAAGTTAATTAGGTCCTGGATAGTGAGCGGGTCTTTGGCGAACTTGCGGATGGTGAGACACGGGCCCTTGAGGGCCAGCGGCGGAATGATGGCATTGACCCGCGAGCCGTCGGGCAGGCGGGCGTCGACCATCGGGGAGCTTTCATCAATCCGCCGCCCCAGCGGCGCCACGATTTTTTCGATAACATGCATGACATGGGCGTCATCGCGAAACCGCACGTCAGTGAGCACCAGCTTGCCCTTGCGCTCAACATAAACCTGGTTGGGCCCGTTGACCATAATTTCGGAAATGGTGTCATCTTTGAGGAGCGGGTCGATTGGCCCGTAGCCTAATACTTCGTCGACCACCTCGGTAATAATGCGGCCCCGGTCACTCCGCGGCACCGGCACCGCTTCTTCGTCCATAACGGCGGTGGCGATCCGCGTCACCGCTTCCTCCAGCATCGTGCGGTCTACTTCCTGGTCGGTAAGCGCCTTGCTTTCCTCCAGGCTCATCTCGTCAATAATCCGTTTATGGATCCGCACCTTTAGATTCTGATAGGGGTCGCTTTTCACCGGCAAGAAAGTCTTTGCCTTTTCCGCCCCTTTGCCTGGCTGTTCACTTTGTTTTTGCGCTTCCAGCCGTTTTAAGAGCGACATATTATCACCTTCTATTGTACCAGAGCAATATTGCGCAGCCCATAATCCCCGGCTGAATCTGCCGCCTCGCCGGGCATATACATTTTCATAAATTTGCCGGTGACGTAGTTGTCTTTGCCCGAACCATGCACTCCCTCGAGGAAAAAGGCGGCAAAGCCAACGATTTGCACCTCGCCGCGGCCGTTTACGTCGAGCGATGCCAGCACCGGCAGAATAACAATGCGCGGCGAACCTTTTTGGACCGTAGCAAAGGTAGCATGGGGATCAAGACCAATCCGGTAATTGACACCTTCACTGGTTGGACCGGACATATTGCCGGTCTCGGTTTCCACCCAATCGCCTACCCGCAGCGTGGAATTATAGCCATATTTAACATTGTCGCAGTAAGTGCTGCCGCCTCTGGCCCGTAACGCCAGGGCGCCGTAGTTGCCGGACGTACCGCTGCCGCCGCCTTCTTTTAGCTCGTAAGTTTGGCCGAACACAAAATCGTTCCAGACTACGCCAAACGGGACTACCCCGGTTGCGGCGCTAAGCGGACGGACCGCGGCCTTGGCCGCCGCTTGTACGGTCGAACTGTTAAGGCCGAACACGCGGGCGAAAAAGAGTTCCACCGGCCGGGTGGCCTGCACCGCCACGCTGTGATTGTCGATGATTTCAACCGTAACGGCGTCGCCACTCCGCCCATTGCGCGCGGCATAATCAAGGGCGCTGGCGCGGGCGGCAGCCGCGTCGTCCGGCAGGTCCTGCACGCCGGCCAAGGCAGCGGCATCGGCCAGGTTGGCCAGCTCGACCCGGTTAAAGTACAAGAGGCCCACATCCACGACAATGGCGGCAAAACCAAGCATGGCCGTAAACGCGAGCGCCGTGAGCACCGCCACGGCCCCCCGCTGGCTGCGCAGCAGTTTCCCGGCCAATTTGACGCAAAACTTACTCATACCGCATGACCGCCCTTCCCTGCACTATATAAGGGTTTTGCGGGAAAAAAGCACTGATGAGCGGCGTAACTAATTGGACAGGATTGCTGACCACGACGGTAATGGGCTCGCCGTGTATCCGGCCGGCCTCACTGGGTTCAATGGCAATCGCAAGCTGCCCCCGGTCAACGGACTGGGCAGCATTACGCACGGCGGCGGCGACAGCCGCATCACTGCCGCCTACGGCCGCTATCCGGGCTCCTTCCCGTGCTGCCGCCGTCACAACTAAATATTCATGAAAGACCCGGCCAAACTCCATCATCCCCGCCAGCAGCAGCACCACTACCGGCAGCACCAGCGCCAGCTCGACCAGCGTCTGGCCGCGGTGGTTTTTCAGCATCCGGGCAATGCCAAGCATAGTCGTCACCTCGCTTCGCCAAAAAGCGCCGCCATAAGCGGAAAGCCAATTTTATTGTAACACTGCCCGCTCAGGCCGCACATCGTGCTCCGGTCTTAACTATTGCAGGCGAACAGTCCCAGCGGCCAAACCGAGACTTAAGTCCCACCTTGGCAAAATAAACCACGCCGAAAGCGCACAATAAAAGCCCCCTGGTAGCCCAGGGGGCGTAAATCACGGTTACTGGCCGGTGGTGCCGCTTAGCTTGCCGGCGACATTATTTAACATGCTGTCCAGGTTTCCGCCCATCGTCATCAGTGCGCCGATGACCACCACGGCGATCAGGGCGAGGATCAGGCCGTACTCTACCATGCCCTGGCCTCTTTGACACCGTAAATAGGTCTTTACCATTTCCCACCACATTAACATTTTCCCTACCTCCTAAATTTATGCGCTAGTTTGATTGCGGCTGTCTGTTTTGACTATATTGTAACATTGTGAATTGCCTTTTCCATCGACCGCAGGTCTTATTCGCGCTGGGCATCCGGTCTTATTTGCATAAGTTAGCCGGCAGGGCAAAAAGTCCCAGAAATACTCACGGTAAGTGGCAATCGGAAAGTAGAAAGTGGTGAAGCGGCCAATATGTTTTTTATCGTAGCGGTACTTTGAGGAAAACCTTTGTTCCTTTTCCTTTTTCCGAAGCAATTTTCAGTTCGCCGCCCAGGATGCTGACCCGCTCACGCATGCCCATCAGGCCAAACGACTCGCTGCCCACGTTTTCCAGACCGTCAAAACCCCGGCCGTCGTCTTCCACCACGACCGA
This genomic interval from Sporolituus thermophilus DSM 23256 contains the following:
- a CDS encoding CpaF family protein is translated as MSLLKRLEAQKQSEQPGKGAEKAKTFLPVKSDPYQNLKVRIHKRIIDEMSLEESKALTDQEVDRTMLEEAVTRIATAVMDEEAVPVPRSDRGRIITEVVDEVLGYGPIDPLLKDDTISEIMVNGPNQVYVERKGKLVLTDVRFRDDAHVMHVIEKIVAPLGRRIDESSPMVDARLPDGSRVNAIIPPLALKGPCLTIRKFAKDPLTIQDLINFGTLTEEMANFLKACVEGKLNIVVSGGTGSGKTTTLNCLSSFIPADERIITIEDAAELQLRQEHVVTLETRPPNIEGKGAITMRDLVRNSLRMRPDRIVVGEVRSGEALDMLQAMNTGHDGSLTTGHANSPRDMLSRLETMVLMAGMDLPVRAIREQISSAIDLIVQQARLRDGSRKITHLTEVQGMEGDVITLQDIFVFEQTGKDESGRIIGRYRPTGIRPKFLEKLAANGITVPNEIFWPK
- a CDS encoding pilus assembly protein TadG-related protein, yielding MSKFCVKLAGKLLRSQRGAVAVLTALAFTAMLGFAAIVVDVGLLYFNRVELANLADAAALAGVQDLPDDAAAARASALDYAARNGRSGDAVTVEIIDNHSVAVQATRPVELFFARVFGLNSSTVQAAAKAAVRPLSAATGVVPFGVVWNDFVFGQTYELKEGGGSGTSGNYGALALRARGGSTYCDNVKYGYNSTLRVGDWVETETGNMSGPTSEGVNYRIGLDPHATFATVQKGSPRIVILPVLASLDVNGRGEVQIVGFAAFFLEGVHGSGKDNYVTGKFMKMYMPGEAADSAGDYGLRNIALVQ
- a CDS encoding TadE/TadG family type IV pilus assembly protein, encoding MLGIARMLKNHRGQTLVELALVLPVVVLLLAGMMEFGRVFHEYLVVTAAAREGARIAAVGGSDAAVAAAVRNAAQSVDRGQLAIAIEPSEAGRIHGEPITVVVSNPVQLVTPLISAFFPQNPYIVQGRAVMRYE
- a CDS encoding Flp family type IVb pilin translates to MLMWWEMVKTYLRCQRGQGMVEYGLILALIAVVVIGALMTMGGNLDSMLNNVAGKLSGTTGQ